The Lysobacter enzymogenes DNA segment TACCTCGACTGGCTGCTGGGCGTGCCGTGGAAGAAGCGCAGCAAGATCCGCAAGGACCTCAAGGCCGCGCAGGACGTGCTCGACGCCGACCACTTCGGCCTGGAAAAGGTCAAGGAACGCATCCTGGAATACCTCGCGGTGCAGTCGCGGGTGAAGAACATGAAGGGCGCGATCCTGTGCCTGGTCGGCCCGCCGGGCGTCGGCAAGACCTCGCTCGGCCAGTCGATCGCCAAGGCCACCAACCGCAAGTTCGTGCGCATGTCGCTCGGCGGCGTGCGCGACGAGGCCGAAATCCGCGGCCATCGCCGCACCTATGTCGGTTCGATGCCGGGCCGGATCGTGCAGAACCTCAACAAGGTCGGCAGCAAGAATCCGCTGTTCGTGCTCGACGAGATCGACAAGATGTCGATGGACTTCCGCGGCGATCCGTCCTCGGCGCTGCTGGAAGTGCTCGATCCCGAGCAGAACAACGCGTTCAACGACCACTACCTGGAAGTCGATCTCGACCTCAGCGAAGTGATGTTCGTCGCGACCTCCAACTCGCTCAACATTCCCGGTCCGCTGCTGGACCGCATGGAAGTGATCCGCATCCCGGGTTACACCGAGGAAGAGAAGCTCAACATCGCGATGCGCTACCTGCTGCCCAAGCAGATCAAGAACAACGGCCTCAAGCCCGAAGAGATCAAGATCGCCGAAAGCGCGGTGCGCGACATCATCCGCTACTACACGCGCGAATCGGGCGTGCGCAACCTGGAGCGCGAGATCTCCAAGATCTGCCGCAAGGTGGTCAAGGAAATCGCGCTCGCCGGCCCGAAGCCGGCGAAGAAGGGCAAGGACGGCGCGGTCAACGTCGGCTCCAAGAACCTGGAGAAGTACCTGGGCGTGCGCCGCTTCGATTTCGGCCGCGCCGAGGAGCAGAACGAGATCGGCCTGGTCACCGGCCTGGCCTGGACCGAGGTCGGCGGCGACCTGCTGCAGGTCGAGGCGACGCTGGTGCCGGGCAAGGGCCAGTTGATCCTGACCGGCCAGCTCGGCGACGTGATGAAGGAGTCGGTGTCGGCGGCCTTGTCGGTGGTGCGCGCGCGCGCCGAGCGCCTGGGCATCGACGTCGAGTTCCTGCAGAAGCACGACGTGCACGTGCACGTGCCCGAGGGCGCCACGCCGAAGGACGGCCCCAGCGCCGGCATCGGCATGGCCACCGCGCTGGTGTCGATGCTGACCAAGAACCCGGTCAAGGCCGACGTGGCGATGACCGGCGAGATCACCCTGCGCGGCCGCGTGCTGCCGATCGGCGGCTTGAAGGAAAAGCTGCTGGCGGCGCTGCGCGGCGGCATCCGCACCGTGATCATTCCCGAGGAGAACCGCAAGGATCTCGCCGACCTGCCCAAGAGCGTGACCCAGGGCCTGAAGATCATCCCGGCGCGCTGGATCGACGAGGTGCTCGACATCGCGCTCGAGCGCCCGATCGCGCCGGCTCCGGCCGCCGCGTCGGGCGAGGGCGAAGGCGACATCGCGGTGCGCGAAAGCGGCAAGAGCGGCCCGCAGCCCGACGTCAAGCACTGACTCGGGCCGTCGGTCGGAGGGCCCCGGAAGCGGGCGCGAAAAAACGCTGAAAGCCGCGCCACTGCTGGCTTTCAAGCTTGCGCCCCCTATAGGCCGCTGGTATAACGACCGCAACCGCGCAGCCCCAATCCACAAGCACAACTTCTGCGCGGCACACTTGATCGGAGCGCGCCTCCTGCGGCGTCGCTCCGATTCTCAGAACTCGCGGTCGCAACCGCACAGGGAGTCAAGAAAATAATGAACAAGGCCGAACTCGTAGGCGCCGTCGCCGAAACCGCCGAGCTGTCGAAGACCGACGCTACCGCCGCCGTCGATGCGCTGATCGACGTCGTCACCAAGGCGCTGAAGAAGGGCGACACTGTCACGCTCGTAGGCTTCGGCACCTTCCAGGTGCGCAAGCGCGCCGCCCGCCAGGGCCGCAACCCGAAGACCGGCGAGACCATCAAGATCCCGGCTTCGAAGAATCCCTCCTTCAAGGCTGGCAAAGCGCTGAAGGATGCCGTAAACTAATCAACTCGGCGGCGGTGCAGCGCACTGTCGACGAAACCCAAAGCAGTCAGCCCAGGTCATCCGGGTGCTTAGCTCAGCGGTAGAGCGTCTCCTTTACACGGAGAGGGTCGGGGGTTCGAAACCCTCAGCACCCACCAGAGTCGCTGGTCTTTCTGCCGTGGCGGTTGCTTCGCGAAAGCGGCATCGACGAGCGAAACGGGTTTTCGGAAACCGATTTTGGTTGTAAAGTTTCAGCGGCAACGTTTCAAAGTGCGGAGTGGTAGTTCAGTCGGTTAGAATGCTGGCCTGTCACGCCGGAGGTCGCGGGTTCGAGTCCCGTCCACTCCGCCAGTTTTGTCGAAGGCGCCGGAAACGGCGCCTTCGTTTTTTATATAAGTGAGGGTCCTCGATTTTGTCGCGCTGCGGCACGGATCGAAGGCCGGAGTTTCAAAGCGCGGAGTGGTAGTTCAGTCGGTTAGAATGCTGGCCTGTCACGCCGGAGGTCGCGGGTTCGAGTCCCGTCCACTCCGCCAGTTGTAGCGAAAAGGCACCGGAAACGGTGCCTTTTCTTTTTTCCGCGGCCGATTTCCGTGGCCGATCGCGCGCGCGGATTCCCGTATCCGCATTACCGCGCACGGGCGATGCGCACGCGCGTTCGCAACCGGCGCCCGGCCGCGGGATCGCCCGCGGGCCTCGGCGCCGGCCCGGGCCGCGTGCGCCGGCCGGCCGGGACGGGCCGACCGCGGCCAAATGCGGCCGAATGCGACGACCGTCGTCCCACGCCGCCCAGGCCGCGGAACCGCGCTAAACTGTCCGGCTTACGACTTAACCCGACCCGGACATGCTGCAGACACTCCGCGACAAGACCTCGGGCTGGATCGCCACCGTGATCCTCGGCCTGCTGATCATTCCCTTCGCCTTCGTCGGCATCGAGCAGTACATGGTGCAGCGTACCGACAACGCGGTCGCGCGCATCGAGATCGCGCCGACGTGGTGGCGTTCGGCGCCGTCGTGGTGGCCGGCGTCGATGCTGTGGCGCAAGGAGTCGATCACGCGCGCCGATTTCGACGAGCGCTTCAACCGCGCCCGCGACCAGACCCGCCAGCAGCAGGGCGCCAACTTCGACGCGCGCGAGTTCGAGAAGCTCGAGAACAAGCGCGAAGTGCTCGACAGCCTGATCGACGAGCGCGTGCGCAAGCTCGCCGCCGAAGTCGACGGCGTGATCGTCAGCGACGCGCTGGTGGTCAAGTCGATCCAGGGCATCCCGGACTTCCAGGACGGCAGCGGCAAGTTCAACCAGGAGCGCTACATCCTCGGCCTGCAGATGGGCAACCCGCCGCGCACGCCGACCCAGTTCGAGCAGTACGTGCGCGACAGCCTGCAGACTTCGATGCTGCCCGCCGCCCTGGCCGGCAGCAGCTTCGCCACCTCCAGCGAGACCGACCGCCTGATCAAGCTGCTCGGCGAGAAGCGCGACATCAGCCTGATCGAGCTGCCGCCGCAGCCGGCCGATACCGCCGAGGTCGCCGCGGCCGACATCCAGAAGTGGTACGACGGCCACGGCAAGGATTTCCGCCTGCCCGAGAGCGTGAGCA contains these protein-coding regions:
- the lon gene encoding endopeptidase La encodes the protein MTQSSAESMTLPVLPLRDVVVFPHMVIPLFVGRDKSIRALDLAMESDKRILLVAQKSAETDDPGAEDLYEIGTLAQVLQLLKLPDGTIKVLVEGVSRVRVDEVAERDGALAGHAVVVEPQIDREEREIEAIARSLMGLFEQYVKTNRKLPPELMQTLAGIDEPGRLADTVAAHLGVRIGDKQKLLETHAVGARLEQLVGLVDGEIDVQQLEKRIRGRVKSQMEKSQREYYLNEQMKAIQKELGEIDDAPNDIDELARKIAEAGMPKPVETKAKNELNKLKQMSPMSAEAAVVRNYLDWLLGVPWKKRSKIRKDLKAAQDVLDADHFGLEKVKERILEYLAVQSRVKNMKGAILCLVGPPGVGKTSLGQSIAKATNRKFVRMSLGGVRDEAEIRGHRRTYVGSMPGRIVQNLNKVGSKNPLFVLDEIDKMSMDFRGDPSSALLEVLDPEQNNAFNDHYLEVDLDLSEVMFVATSNSLNIPGPLLDRMEVIRIPGYTEEEKLNIAMRYLLPKQIKNNGLKPEEIKIAESAVRDIIRYYTRESGVRNLEREISKICRKVVKEIALAGPKPAKKGKDGAVNVGSKNLEKYLGVRRFDFGRAEEQNEIGLVTGLAWTEVGGDLLQVEATLVPGKGQLILTGQLGDVMKESVSAALSVVRARAERLGIDVEFLQKHDVHVHVPEGATPKDGPSAGIGMATALVSMLTKNPVKADVAMTGEITLRGRVLPIGGLKEKLLAALRGGIRTVIIPEENRKDLADLPKSVTQGLKIIPARWIDEVLDIALERPIAPAPAAASGEGEGDIAVRESGKSGPQPDVKH
- a CDS encoding HU family DNA-binding protein, whose amino-acid sequence is MNKAELVGAVAETAELSKTDATAAVDALIDVVTKALKKGDTVTLVGFGTFQVRKRAARQGRNPKTGETIKIPASKNPSFKAGKALKDAVN